From the genome of Penaeus chinensis breed Huanghai No. 1 chromosome 37, ASM1920278v2, whole genome shotgun sequence, one region includes:
- the LOC125045468 gene encoding protein PRRC1-like, whose translation MMQEDSNGDFEIVDKKMATLLTSEASMGSSSVLANVPPPSALPSFIASPRPPAPTSLSSSAMPNPLPANPPSGPPPGPTPHQASMSVQPPSTVPYSLSNTTVVGSSMGAPIPSPGNVLPSNAGPMPQYPGAPGSGPTPPPAAVRGPSPPISVSGGSMPPGGHQLAPPVASAAPPVSFTSSSSNPPITSQPVAPAVQGSVDASAAVDLGSPGVGGPAGNKGSWLGWIRGTVSNVGHRVAEKAKNSMDTMITTLDPQMKEFIHSGGDMDIIVASDKEVKVGAVREAFQQTFGKATVSGMPASVEGIANQPVGFEAALQSAEERINSLRSSGRVHPQQPIVAVENFIAEFTPDCWYDLGVLLLDDPGEDIILQTYTQVTPIPPGFVEQARATTANDYPYKNTGFSTTIGQIASQNLQVHHTHWQESLIGVPRRDMIIMAARALASLYKARLPPNH comes from the exons ATGATGCAGGAAGACAGCAATGGAGACTTTGAAATTGTTGACAAGAAGATGGCCACTCTGTTAACTTCAG aaGCTTCAATGGGCAGCAGTTCAGTTCTTGCAAATGTACCACCCCCGTCTGCCTTACCATCCTTCATAGCTTCTCCACGCCCACCTGCTCCTACAAGCCTCTCATCCAGTGCAATGCCTAATCCACTTCCAGCTAATCCACCGTCTGGCCCACCTCCCGGACCTACTCCACATCAGGCCTCCATGTCTGTTCAGCCACCAAGCACAGTACCATATTCCCTCAGTAATACCACAGTGGTAGGCTCATCCATGGGTGCACCTATTCCATCCCCAGGGAATGTGCTACCTTCCAATGCAGGACCCATGCCCCAGTACCCAGGAGCACCTGGCAGTGGTCCAACTCCTCCCCCTGCAGCAGTGCGGGGGCCATCTCCTCCAATATCTGTGTCTGGTGGTTCAATGCCACCTGGAGGCCATCAGCTGGCTCCACCAGTAGCAAGTGCAGCACCGCCTGTTTCATTCACATCATCGAGCTCCAACCCACCCATCACCAGTCAGCCAGTGGCTCCTGCTGT CCAAGGTAGTGTAGATGCTTCTGCTGCAGTTGATCTGGGTTCACCTGGTGTAGGAGGACCTGCAGGAAACAAAGGCAGTTGGCTGGGCTGGATCCGTGGCACCGTGTCCAATGTCGGTCATCGGGTGGCAGAGAAGGCCAAGAATTCTATGGACACCATGATCACTACTTTGGACCCACAGATGAAGGAATTCATTC ATTCTGGTGGAGATATGGACATCATTGTAGCCTCAGACAAGGAAGTGAAAGTAGGAGCAGTGAGAGAGGCCTTTCAACAAACCTTTGGCAAGGCTACAGTAAG TGGTATGCCAGCTTCTGTAGAAGGCATAGCAAATCAACCAGTTGGTTTCGAGGCTGCCCTCCAATCTGCTGAGGAGCGAATTAACTCTCTCAGATCCTCAGGCAGAGTGCATCCACAACAGCCTATTGTTGCTGTAGAGAACTTCATTGCTGAATTTACACCAGACTG CTGGTATGATCTTGGAGTATTATTGCTTGATGACCCTGGAGAAGATATTATCCTGCAAACCTATACCCAG GTAACTCCAATTCCACCTGGCTTTGTCGAGCAAGCCCGTGCCACCACTGCCAATGACTATCCTTACAAAAACACTGGCTTTTCCACCACCATTGGACAGATTGCAAGCCAGAATCTTCAG gTGCATCACACACACTGGCAGGAAAGTTTAATTGGTGTGCCTCGGAGAGACATGATCATCATGGCCGCACGTGCTCTTGCAAGCCTTTACAAAGCCCGACTTCCACCAAACCATTAA